Proteins from one Terriglobus tenax genomic window:
- a CDS encoding L-fucose/L-arabinose isomerase family protein: MIDELTDAAQTPAKSSLPIGRRHTRARIGVFNAGFHRYWPQFPGLREELNGYRTEFEERLRSLDVEVISGGLVDTVESGRNAGDYFASQNVDLIFCFVTTYVQSAFVVPVAQRGKAHMVLVGLQPTAGMNVKEVTTHLQLAHDNCTSLPEIMYALRRCHLRADTVFGKLHDDPRSEKLVREWVYAAKAVHALKNARIGLLGHPFEGMLDMNVDPTSFTVAFGMHVDMIEMGDLATRVAGVTEEEIGGMIRRIEDFFTFPEPGSDSTITGKVTPESMRNAARVAVGLEKLVHDYGLDGLSHYYRGLPGNQDEFLIANIIVGASLLTAQGIPVAGEGDLKNCAAMLIMDRLDAGGSFCELHPADFTEDFVFIGHDGPGHIGISNEAPALRELSLYHGKFGNGVSVEFKVKNGPITIAGITVREDGRFAMIAAEGQSLPGDIPETGNTNTRAKFNPDMPTFIENWTDAGVTHHFALGVGSQVGILKKIGRILNMEIQVVAQ, translated from the coding sequence ATGATCGATGAGCTGACAGATGCCGCACAGACCCCCGCAAAATCGTCCTTGCCAATCGGGAGACGTCATACTCGTGCACGCATCGGCGTGTTCAACGCAGGTTTCCACCGTTATTGGCCACAATTTCCAGGTCTGCGAGAAGAACTGAATGGATACCGGACTGAGTTCGAAGAGCGGCTACGCAGTCTTGACGTGGAGGTAATCTCAGGCGGTCTTGTCGATACCGTCGAAAGTGGCCGCAATGCCGGCGATTACTTCGCATCACAGAATGTAGATTTGATTTTCTGCTTCGTCACCACCTATGTTCAAAGCGCATTTGTGGTTCCCGTCGCGCAGCGCGGTAAGGCCCATATGGTGCTAGTTGGCCTGCAGCCAACAGCCGGTATGAATGTGAAGGAGGTCACGACACATCTCCAACTGGCGCACGACAACTGCACCTCCCTGCCCGAGATCATGTATGCCTTGCGCCGTTGCCACCTTCGTGCCGATACGGTCTTTGGCAAGCTCCACGATGATCCCCGGTCAGAAAAGCTGGTTCGAGAGTGGGTCTATGCAGCCAAAGCCGTTCACGCATTGAAGAACGCTCGCATCGGTCTGCTTGGACATCCCTTCGAAGGGATGCTCGACATGAATGTGGATCCTACTTCCTTTACCGTGGCCTTTGGGATGCACGTAGACATGATTGAAATGGGGGACCTTGCCACCCGCGTCGCCGGAGTGACTGAAGAAGAAATTGGCGGAATGATCCGCCGGATCGAAGATTTCTTTACTTTCCCAGAGCCTGGCTCGGACTCGACCATCACCGGCAAAGTGACGCCTGAGTCTATGAGGAACGCGGCCCGAGTCGCCGTAGGTCTTGAAAAGCTCGTCCATGACTATGGTCTGGACGGTCTTTCGCACTATTATCGCGGCCTTCCTGGAAACCAGGATGAGTTTCTGATCGCTAACATCATCGTGGGAGCTTCCTTGCTTACAGCACAGGGTATTCCGGTGGCCGGTGAGGGCGACCTAAAGAACTGCGCTGCGATGCTCATCATGGACCGGCTCGACGCGGGAGGATCGTTCTGCGAACTACATCCGGCGGACTTCACGGAAGACTTCGTCTTCATTGGACATGATGGCCCTGGCCATATTGGCATCAGCAACGAGGCACCTGCCCTGCGCGAACTCAGCCTGTATCATGGCAAATTTGGAAATGGCGTTTCGGTTGAGTTCAAGGTAAAAAACGGTCCCATCACGATTGCGGGCATCACCGTTCGCGAAGATGGACGCTTCGCCATGATTGCCGCCGAAGGGCAATCGCTTCCTGGCGACATTCCCGAGACAGGCAATACCAATACGCGAGCGAAATTCAATCCAGATATGCCGACTTTTATCGAGAACTGGACGGACGCTGGTGTGACGCACCACTTCGCTCTTGGAGTCGGCAGCCAGGTAGGCATTCTGAAGAAGATTGGGCGAATCTTAAATATGGAGATTCAAGTGGTCGCGCAATGA
- a CDS encoding type II toxin-antitoxin system VapC family toxin: MSRERFLLDTNVLSETRRKRPELRVMDFLSNAPANSLFLSVLSIGELKKGVSLKLKTDKAAGEAIGAWVDGLEANFADRILVIDTAVAKLWGEWSAQRPRSVVDTLLAATAVVHGFTFVTRNLRDVVDLPVRLLDPWSRK, encoded by the coding sequence TTGAGTCGCGAACGTTTCCTGCTCGACACCAATGTGCTTTCCGAAACGAGACGAAAGCGCCCTGAGCTTCGTGTCATGGATTTCCTGTCAAACGCTCCCGCCAATTCCCTCTTTCTCAGCGTTCTTTCGATTGGCGAACTGAAAAAGGGGGTCTCCTTGAAGCTCAAAACGGACAAGGCGGCAGGCGAAGCCATCGGTGCCTGGGTTGATGGTCTAGAAGCGAACTTTGCTGACCGGATTCTCGTCATTGATACTGCTGTGGCAAAGCTCTGGGGAGAATGGTCAGCGCAGCGTCCACGTTCCGTGGTTGACACCCTCTTAGCAGCCACTGCAGTCGTCCATGGTTTCACCTTCGTGACTCGCAATCTACGAGATGTGGTGGATTTACCTGTGAGACTCCTTGATCCGTGGAGCCGCAAGTAG
- a CDS encoding MFS transporter, protein MRKPSDFPWFTIGLLFTATALSFLDRQVLSILAPRILSEFDITNTSYSHVLFAFQLSYTIMSALGGYMIDRIGVKKGLAISLALWSAASAAHAWVRGVAGLSAARFVLGIGEGACFPAATRGAASYAPASSRSLATGIAIGGSALGAVIAPPLTVLLAARYGWRGAFLATGIVGGLWCVLWMAGVRSTPRTAALSQSVRYVDLLRNRRLQWVLAARFVFDPVFYFYMFWIPQFLSRERGLSLDSIGKLFWIPFLTLGISQVFSGSVTDWFVGRRGTPVKVKTRMLLLAAALTPVSLVAGTSTNIGLAIFYMSVLLFAHGIWITNYLSLVADIFPAERNASVVGLTGMVGGFAGMLSTLVIGPTVDRYTFLPVFIVSGFIYPAAYLLVRQAVRTEDPLPGLVHHPVQHDPSL, encoded by the coding sequence ATGAGAAAGCCGTCCGACTTCCCCTGGTTCACAATCGGACTTCTGTTCACCGCAACAGCGCTCAGCTTCCTGGACCGCCAGGTGCTGTCCATTCTTGCGCCTCGCATCCTGTCTGAATTTGACATCACCAATACGTCGTACTCTCATGTACTTTTTGCTTTCCAACTGAGCTACACAATCATGTCAGCCCTGGGTGGATACATGATTGACCGGATCGGGGTAAAGAAAGGACTAGCTATCTCTCTTGCCCTATGGTCCGCTGCCTCAGCGGCACATGCCTGGGTCAGAGGCGTCGCAGGGCTCTCTGCGGCGCGCTTCGTTCTAGGTATCGGTGAAGGAGCATGTTTTCCGGCGGCTACGCGAGGCGCAGCCAGTTATGCCCCAGCCTCGTCACGGTCACTCGCGACAGGCATCGCTATTGGGGGGTCCGCCCTCGGAGCTGTTATCGCCCCACCCCTTACTGTGCTGCTAGCGGCGCGTTATGGGTGGCGCGGGGCATTTCTGGCGACAGGCATTGTCGGCGGTCTCTGGTGTGTTCTGTGGATGGCGGGAGTTCGCAGTACGCCGCGCACAGCGGCGTTGTCTCAGTCCGTTCGCTATGTCGATCTGTTGCGTAACAGACGCCTGCAATGGGTGCTCGCCGCTCGGTTCGTATTCGATCCGGTTTTCTATTTCTATATGTTCTGGATTCCCCAATTTCTGTCCCGCGAACGCGGCCTTTCGCTCGACTCGATAGGCAAACTCTTCTGGATCCCATTCCTGACACTCGGAATTAGTCAGGTCTTCAGTGGTTCGGTCACGGACTGGTTCGTAGGGCGTAGGGGCACCCCGGTGAAAGTAAAAACCCGGATGCTCTTGCTGGCCGCTGCGCTCACACCGGTTTCGCTGGTTGCCGGTACTTCGACAAACATCGGGTTGGCGATTTTTTACATGAGCGTACTTCTCTTTGCGCACGGCATCTGGATCACCAACTATCTTTCACTGGTTGCAGATATCTTCCCCGCCGAACGGAATGCTTCAGTCGTAGGCTTGACCGGAATGGTCGGTGGGTTTGCGGGTATGCTCTCTACACTCGTGATCGGCCCCACAGTCGACCGCTACACGTTTTTACCTGTTTTCATCGTTTCCGGATTTATTTATCCAGCAGCTTATCTGCTGGTGAGACAAGCAGTCCGTACAGAAGATCCCCTGCCGGGCCTCGTCCATCACCCCGTACAGCATGATCCTTCTCTTTAA
- a CDS encoding helix-turn-helix domain-containing protein: protein MSQQKLADLCELSVDQISNIERGKNWTGEVSLAFLARALRVPVYSLLDYSGNQAFVNGGGLLWRAPRKRRQY from the coding sequence ATGAGCCAACAGAAATTAGCTGATCTTTGTGAACTGTCGGTCGATCAAATCTCCAATATTGAGCGGGGGAAGAACTGGACTGGTGAAGTGAGCCTGGCATTCTTAGCCCGCGCATTGCGAGTCCCCGTCTATAGCTTGCTCGATTATTCTGGAAATCAAGCGTTCGTTAATGGAGGAGGACTTCTATGGAGAGCACCACGCAAGCGGCGCCAATATTGA
- a CDS encoding response regulator gives MADTVTRVLLADDHALVRRGLALILGTDAKVQLVGEARDGNETLQLVATLRPDVVVMDISMAGMNGLECTRLLSERSPNTKVIILSMHRDPVYVREALRVGAKGYLVKEDTDENLLSAIRNVAKGNAFLSPAVAGVVVTDFRKHVSNPLDLLSAREREVLYLIAEGLTNKEVAKRLGLSVYTIEAHRSRVMEKLNLQSSVDLVRFAIRHGLIV, from the coding sequence ATGGCTGACACGGTGACACGTGTTTTGCTCGCCGATGACCACGCACTGGTAAGACGAGGGCTTGCGCTCATCCTCGGAACGGATGCGAAGGTGCAGCTTGTAGGCGAGGCGCGTGACGGGAACGAGACGCTTCAACTGGTCGCAACGCTGCGGCCCGATGTCGTTGTGATGGATATCTCCATGGCCGGCATGAATGGGCTGGAATGCACACGGCTGCTTTCAGAGCGCAGTCCCAACACCAAGGTGATTATCCTGAGCATGCATCGTGATCCGGTCTATGTGCGGGAGGCGCTTCGCGTGGGTGCGAAGGGGTACCTGGTGAAGGAAGACACTGACGAAAACCTTCTGAGTGCTATTCGCAATGTCGCCAAAGGCAATGCTTTTCTCAGCCCTGCGGTGGCGGGCGTTGTGGTGACCGACTTTCGCAAGCATGTGAGCAATCCGCTGGACCTGCTGAGCGCGCGCGAACGAGAGGTGCTGTATCTGATTGCCGAGGGACTTACCAACAAGGAAGTTGCCAAACGATTGGGGCTAAGCGTTTACACCATTGAGGCTCACAGGAGCCGCGTGATGGAGAAGCTCAACCTTCAGTCTTCGGTTGATCTGGTACGTTTTGCGATCCGGCATGGATTAATCGTGTAA
- a CDS encoding type II toxin-antitoxin system Phd/YefM family antitoxin, with protein sequence MATWQVQEAKTRFSELMEEADAQGPQIITRHGSERAVLLSITDYRALTAIQTDFKSYLLGGPKTDSFEATRDQDTGRKVRL encoded by the coding sequence ATGGCGACTTGGCAGGTTCAAGAAGCAAAGACGCGTTTTAGCGAGCTCATGGAAGAAGCAGACGCTCAGGGGCCGCAGATCATCACCCGACACGGCTCCGAACGAGCTGTATTGCTTTCGATAACGGACTACCGGGCATTGACGGCAATCCAGACAGACTTCAAGAGTTATCTTCTGGGAGGCCCTAAAACGGACTCATTCGAAGCCACGCGCGACCAGGATACCGGACGAAAGGTTCGCCTTTGA
- a CDS encoding alpha/beta hydrolase, protein MRKYCSIIGLLELTLSLFLAHPAAGQNATFPTSEGMKAGFQLRSRYSMTPNITYLQAGGYDAKLDLYQRIDTEKPMPTLIFIHGGGWIGLNKEYAIGAFLPWVMMGWNVVSVEYRMAPVALAPAAVEDCLCALRWVAAHAKEKHIDLTRLVVAGESAGGHLAMTTGMIPQSEGLDRECPGVPLPKVAAVISWFGAGDMEKLLHQDNTPLGRDDAITWFGSLPNREELARRVSPIHYVRKYGPAVFLIAGDADPVLDFHQSVEMHEALNQAGEATALHIVKGGNHGRFTPDQQIEIYQEILTFLEKNGVSSRP, encoded by the coding sequence ATGCGCAAATATTGCAGCATCATTGGCCTGTTGGAATTGACTCTATCGCTTTTTCTTGCCCATCCGGCGGCTGGCCAGAATGCCACCTTTCCGACTTCGGAAGGGATGAAGGCGGGCTTTCAACTCCGTTCCCGTTACTCAATGACTCCGAACATCACTTACCTTCAGGCGGGCGGTTACGACGCAAAGCTTGACCTGTATCAACGTATCGATACGGAAAAGCCAATGCCCACCCTGATCTTTATTCACGGAGGAGGGTGGATCGGTCTCAATAAGGAATACGCAATCGGTGCGTTTCTACCCTGGGTCATGATGGGCTGGAATGTAGTCAGTGTCGAATACAGGATGGCGCCAGTCGCCTTGGCCCCAGCGGCCGTGGAGGACTGCCTGTGCGCCCTGCGTTGGGTCGCAGCCCATGCCAAAGAGAAACACATCGATCTCACGCGGCTTGTCGTTGCGGGCGAGTCAGCAGGCGGCCATCTTGCCATGACAACCGGAATGATCCCACAGTCAGAGGGATTGGATCGCGAGTGCCCAGGGGTCCCTCTTCCTAAGGTTGCCGCTGTCATCAGCTGGTTTGGCGCAGGGGACATGGAGAAGCTGCTTCATCAGGACAACACTCCGCTCGGGCGTGACGACGCGATCACATGGTTTGGGAGTTTGCCCAACCGCGAAGAACTCGCTCGCCGTGTCTCTCCAATTCACTATGTGCGGAAATACGGTCCGGCAGTTTTCCTCATCGCCGGCGATGCAGACCCGGTCCTGGACTTTCACCAGTCGGTCGAGATGCATGAAGCACTGAATCAAGCAGGAGAGGCAACCGCGCTTCACATCGTGAAGGGTGGTAACCATGGTCGCTTTACACCAGACCAGCAGATTGAGATCTACCAGGAGATTCTTACATTCCTGGAAAAGAACGGGGTGTCATCAAGACCCTAA
- a CDS encoding efflux RND transporter permease subunit gives MKALARFALKRPYTFVVFAILIIVYGVQSLLGTAIDVFPTIKIPVVAAVWSYTGLLPNDVSGRITYYYERALTSTVEGIEHLESDSYFGRNVVRIFFQPGTEIGKAEAEVTSVSQTIVQQLPPDISPPMVMSLDASSVPVMMLQVTADDMTPAKLYNLSITQLRPQLVTVPGAIVPHPYGGASSTILVSLDPQRLMSHKLSAMDVSNMFDTQNIVLPAGDQKIGKIDWMVQTNAMPEAIDEFNNMPIKQIGNAVVRLRDVAWVHLGGPPQTNAVLVRGKQAVMVVIMKGGDASTLDVVNGVKALIPQLNRTLPKGVHVRVLTDASSFVKDSVNDVVRELVLAACLTGVVVLLFLGSWRSTLIIAVSIPLSILTAVILLHITGQTINVMTLGGLALAVGILVDNATVMIENIDIHIEHGKPLHIAIVDAAGQMLLPTLVSTVCICIVWLPLFQLDGVAGFLFMPMALSIIFAMVPSFLLSQTLVPAMANWMLGKQIEEHKKRHDPNYRPGIFARFQKGFEAGFNSFRESYRIMLEGAVRYRKIFIPLFLGVALVSLALIPFLGRNFFPEIKGGTLQMHMRAPIGTRLEVADRESVLVNKEISRLLPGQVDDVLDNCGLPVGPHNQAFIPTPSVGTQDCDLTIALHNPASPVWDYRDTLRKGLLEKFPGTEFTFQPAELTDKILNFGMPAPIDIKISGMDMQGNYQFAKELVARLRKVNGIADVSIQQTMTTPTLFIDAKRQYALKTGVKEADIANNELVALSGSQQVKQDYWMDQKTGLSYLINIYTPQKSLTTMNDLETIPVTTGDGNPDNTKPQLMGALGPIRTVGTPGEVSHYNILPVIDIYASNEGRDLGAVARDVEKIIDDAQSQVPHGSLMSVRGQADTMNGAYKQLLIGLAISVLLVFLVIVVNFHSWLDPFIIITALPAALAGIVWSLFITGTTLSVPALTGTIMCMGTATANSILVVAFARERLAEHGDALRAAIEAGYGRIRPVIMTALAMMIGMLPMSMSNSQNAPLGRAVIGGLAMATVATLLFVPCVFAILHHKKVTTEEVA, from the coding sequence ATGAAGGCTCTCGCAAGATTCGCTCTGAAGCGGCCTTATACGTTCGTCGTCTTCGCGATTCTGATCATTGTCTACGGTGTGCAGTCACTGTTAGGGACTGCAATCGATGTCTTTCCCACGATTAAAATTCCTGTCGTCGCGGCTGTCTGGAGCTATACCGGTCTGCTTCCAAACGACGTTTCCGGTCGTATTACCTACTACTACGAGCGCGCCCTCACCTCTACGGTAGAAGGCATTGAGCATCTTGAAAGCGATTCGTATTTCGGCCGGAATGTTGTCCGCATCTTTTTCCAGCCGGGGACGGAGATCGGTAAAGCCGAAGCCGAGGTGACCTCTGTTTCACAGACCATCGTGCAACAGCTTCCTCCGGATATCTCGCCACCGATGGTCATGTCTCTGGACGCGTCGTCCGTGCCCGTCATGATGTTGCAGGTGACGGCCGACGATATGACGCCGGCCAAGCTTTACAACCTGTCCATCACCCAGCTTCGTCCGCAACTTGTCACGGTTCCCGGCGCCATTGTGCCTCACCCGTATGGCGGTGCATCCAGTACGATTCTGGTCTCGCTGGATCCGCAACGGCTGATGTCGCACAAACTCAGCGCGATGGATGTCTCCAACATGTTCGACACCCAGAACATCGTTCTGCCCGCGGGCGATCAGAAGATCGGCAAAATCGACTGGATGGTACAGACCAATGCCATGCCAGAGGCGATTGACGAGTTCAACAACATGCCGATCAAGCAGATTGGCAACGCTGTTGTGCGCCTGCGCGACGTTGCCTGGGTCCACCTGGGTGGTCCACCGCAGACCAACGCCGTTCTGGTCAGAGGCAAGCAGGCCGTCATGGTCGTCATCATGAAGGGCGGCGATGCCTCGACGCTCGACGTCGTCAACGGCGTCAAAGCGCTTATACCGCAGTTGAATCGCACGCTGCCCAAAGGTGTCCACGTCCGGGTACTGACCGATGCTTCTTCCTTTGTGAAAGATTCGGTCAACGACGTCGTCCGCGAACTGGTTCTTGCAGCCTGCCTCACCGGCGTTGTTGTGCTGCTGTTCCTTGGTTCCTGGCGGTCAACACTCATCATCGCCGTCTCAATTCCTCTGTCGATCCTTACGGCCGTCATTCTGTTGCATATCACAGGCCAGACGATCAACGTGATGACGCTCGGCGGCCTGGCGCTCGCTGTTGGCATTCTTGTCGACAACGCAACCGTCATGATCGAAAACATTGACATCCATATCGAGCACGGCAAACCATTACACATCGCCATCGTCGACGCCGCCGGACAGATGCTTCTGCCCACGCTGGTTTCAACCGTGTGCATCTGCATCGTGTGGTTGCCCCTGTTCCAGCTTGACGGAGTTGCCGGCTTCCTCTTCATGCCCATGGCGTTGTCGATCATCTTCGCCATGGTCCCGTCCTTCCTTCTGTCGCAAACTCTGGTTCCCGCCATGGCGAACTGGATGCTCGGCAAGCAGATTGAAGAGCATAAGAAGAGGCATGACCCCAACTACAGGCCGGGTATCTTTGCTCGCTTCCAGAAAGGCTTTGAGGCAGGCTTCAACTCCTTCCGCGAAAGCTATCGCATCATGCTGGAAGGCGCCGTCCGGTATAGGAAGATCTTTATTCCGCTCTTCCTCGGCGTGGCCCTTGTCTCGCTGGCGCTCATCCCGTTCCTGGGTCGCAATTTCTTCCCAGAGATCAAGGGCGGAACGCTGCAGATGCACATGCGAGCTCCCATCGGAACCCGTCTCGAAGTTGCCGATCGCGAATCCGTGCTGGTCAACAAGGAGATCTCGCGCCTGTTACCAGGGCAGGTCGACGACGTGCTCGACAACTGCGGTCTGCCCGTAGGTCCGCACAACCAGGCCTTTATTCCAACTCCAAGCGTTGGGACGCAGGACTGCGATCTGACGATTGCATTACACAACCCCGCTTCTCCCGTGTGGGATTACCGTGACACGCTTCGCAAAGGACTCTTGGAGAAGTTTCCCGGAACGGAGTTTACCTTCCAGCCTGCCGAACTGACCGATAAGATCCTCAACTTCGGTATGCCCGCGCCGATTGATATCAAGATCTCCGGCATGGACATGCAGGGCAACTACCAGTTCGCCAAGGAGTTGGTAGCGAGGCTGCGCAAAGTCAACGGAATTGCCGACGTCTCTATTCAGCAGACGATGACGACTCCCACTCTCTTCATCGACGCAAAACGTCAGTACGCGTTGAAGACCGGGGTGAAGGAAGCCGACATCGCCAACAATGAACTTGTGGCGCTCTCCGGCAGCCAGCAGGTAAAGCAGGACTACTGGATGGACCAAAAGACCGGCCTCTCCTACCTGATCAACATCTACACACCGCAGAAGTCGCTCACAACGATGAATGACCTCGAAACCATTCCTGTGACCACGGGCGATGGAAATCCGGACAACACGAAGCCGCAGTTGATGGGCGCTCTTGGCCCCATCCGCACGGTAGGAACGCCGGGAGAAGTGTCACACTACAACATCCTACCCGTCATCGATATCTACGCTTCCAACGAGGGTCGCGACCTAGGCGCGGTCGCCAGAGACGTGGAAAAGATCATTGATGACGCACAGAGCCAGGTGCCGCACGGCTCATTGATGAGCGTGCGTGGACAGGCTGACACGATGAATGGTGCCTACAAGCAATTGCTCATCGGCTTGGCCATCTCTGTACTTCTGGTCTTCCTTGTCATCGTGGTCAACTTCCATAGTTGGCTCGATCCGTTCATCATCATCACCGCGCTGCCTGCCGCTCTGGCTGGCATTGTATGGAGCCTGTTCATCACGGGCACTACGCTCTCAGTCCCTGCTCTTACCGGAACCATCATGTGCATGGGAACGGCAACAGCAAACTCCATCCTTGTGGTGGCGTTTGCCCGTGAGCGGCTTGCAGAGCACGGCGATGCGCTGAGAGCTGCGATTGAAGCAGGCTACGGCCGTATCCGCCCGGTCATTATGACCGCGCTTGCCATGATGATCGGCATGTTGCCCATGTCCATGAGCAACTCGCAGAACGCACCGCTTGGCCGTGCTGTGATCGGCGGCCTGGCGATGGCAACGGTTGCCACGTTGCTCTTTGTGCCCTGCGTCTTCGCAATTCTTCACCATAAGAAAGTAACGACGGAAGAGGTAGCCTAA
- a CDS encoding substrate-binding domain-containing protein translates to MAKQEQRQYGSGTLDKGLDVLETLERATEPLRILDLANLTKLDRATVFRLLCTLEDRGYVERLDDKRYSVKNRKRQPRVFYIAPLAGNSFRVDVTASLRAAALNHGIHLEMIDTADTEIPRDQVNEAIRSAADAVILFQRRGSLAHVLADRFLQEQIPVISVETPIAGAIYFGGNSYRAGLMAGEALGGYAQRHWKGEFDRLLLIESSLSAVENMARLTGTVEGINSIVGQVPPEKIIHVDGLASREASREACLRALKSLPQKSRVLVSCFNDPSAIGALAAVNESGRAASCAIVGQNGTEESRSELAHRSSALIASVAYFPERYGEQLIKIAASVIAHQKTPLAVYVDHVLLNRNNLKKLYPATR, encoded by the coding sequence ATGGCTAAACAAGAACAGAGACAGTACGGTTCCGGAACACTCGATAAGGGCCTGGACGTCCTTGAAACCCTCGAACGCGCCACTGAACCGCTTCGTATTCTCGATTTAGCAAATCTAACCAAACTTGATCGAGCAACCGTGTTCAGGCTCCTCTGTACGCTTGAGGACCGCGGGTACGTCGAACGCCTTGACGACAAACGCTATTCCGTAAAGAACAGGAAGCGCCAGCCACGCGTGTTCTATATCGCCCCACTGGCAGGAAATTCATTTCGAGTGGATGTAACCGCGAGCCTGAGAGCGGCTGCCCTTAACCACGGCATTCACCTCGAAATGATCGATACCGCTGACACCGAAATTCCGCGCGATCAGGTGAATGAAGCCATTCGCTCTGCGGCGGATGCTGTCATACTTTTCCAGCGACGCGGTTCTTTGGCCCATGTGCTCGCAGATCGCTTCCTACAGGAGCAGATTCCCGTTATCAGCGTTGAAACGCCGATCGCAGGGGCTATCTATTTTGGCGGCAATAGCTATCGTGCCGGCCTCATGGCTGGGGAAGCCTTAGGCGGATATGCGCAGAGACATTGGAAAGGGGAGTTTGACCGACTCCTGCTGATTGAATCATCTTTGTCCGCGGTAGAGAATATGGCGCGCCTTACCGGCACGGTCGAAGGAATCAATAGCATTGTCGGCCAGGTTCCTCCTGAAAAGATCATTCACGTTGATGGTTTAGCGTCGCGCGAAGCGAGCCGGGAGGCGTGCCTTCGTGCCCTCAAATCTCTACCGCAGAAAAGCCGCGTTCTCGTTTCCTGCTTCAACGATCCCAGCGCCATTGGAGCGCTTGCTGCCGTGAACGAATCCGGCCGTGCCGCGTCCTGCGCAATTGTCGGCCAGAATGGAACTGAAGAAAGCCGCTCCGAATTGGCTCACCGCTCAAGCGCACTGATCGCTTCCGTTGCGTATTTCCCTGAGCGATATGGTGAGCAGTTGATAAAGATTGCGGCTTCCGTGATTGCACATCAAAAGACACCGCTCGCCGTTTACGTCGATCACGTGCTGCTCAATCGCAACAACCTCAAGAAGCTGTATCCTGCGACGCGATAG
- a CDS encoding sensor histidine kinase, giving the protein MGRLPVASTSPGPTTSTYLVRSVFGGFAAISLLICIAAGLSFEGIEHIHAEASHSLQSLQDEDLTHTNVDQLIAAQSRRLLGRVELILGICEFSALACGAFTLLTVRSNLQRIQMQSDELNLLSWRMSQEHEVVARRFSHEIHDEFGQMLTGLRMMLQHASSEEFEKRRPECLSLIDDAIGNVRELSQLLRPVILDDFGLNEALQWMVRRLEDQTRIRIVYTSQYQGRLPEDIETQFFRIAQESLANMVRHSKGTEAEMHLSATGDWVSLQVRDNGVGFPASGTTVSPRRGMGLVSMKARVRHMGGKMKVENRSEGGASLFFSAPLTGARSAQELEGADG; this is encoded by the coding sequence ATGGGCCGTCTGCCTGTTGCTTCCACGAGTCCGGGACCTACCACATCCACGTACCTGGTGCGGTCAGTCTTCGGCGGCTTCGCCGCAATTTCCTTGCTGATCTGTATCGCGGCGGGACTCAGCTTTGAAGGCATTGAACATATCCATGCCGAGGCATCTCACTCCCTCCAGTCTCTGCAGGATGAAGACCTGACACATACAAATGTGGATCAGCTGATTGCCGCGCAGTCGCGCCGCCTGCTGGGTCGCGTGGAGTTGATTCTGGGAATCTGCGAGTTTTCCGCCCTTGCCTGCGGTGCCTTTACGTTACTCACGGTACGGTCAAACCTGCAGCGCATACAGATGCAGAGTGATGAGCTAAACCTGCTGAGTTGGAGAATGTCACAGGAACATGAGGTGGTGGCGCGCCGCTTCTCGCATGAGATCCATGACGAGTTTGGTCAGATGCTGACCGGGTTGCGCATGATGTTGCAACACGCATCGTCGGAAGAGTTTGAGAAGCGCCGGCCAGAGTGCCTGTCGCTGATTGATGATGCGATCGGCAATGTTCGGGAGTTGTCGCAGCTGCTTCGTCCTGTGATTCTGGATGACTTCGGTTTGAATGAAGCGCTGCAGTGGATGGTACGCCGGCTGGAGGACCAGACGAGGATTCGCATTGTCTATACCTCGCAGTATCAAGGACGTCTTCCGGAGGATATTGAGACGCAGTTCTTCCGTATTGCACAGGAGTCGCTTGCGAACATGGTGCGTCACTCCAAGGGGACAGAAGCGGAGATGCATCTGTCCGCCACGGGAGACTGGGTCTCTTTGCAGGTTCGCGATAATGGAGTTGGCTTTCCCGCCTCCGGAACCACGGTATCGCCGCGGAGAGGGATGGGACTTGTGAGCATGAAGGCGCGTGTTCGCCACATGGGAGGAAAGATGAAGGTTGAGAATCGTTCTGAAGGTGGGGCCAGTCTTTTCTTTTCTGCTCCACTTACAGGGGCGAGATCCGCACAGGAACTGGAAGGCGCTGATGGCTGA